From a region of the Arachis ipaensis cultivar K30076 chromosome B09, Araip1.1, whole genome shotgun sequence genome:
- the LOC107619009 gene encoding syntaxin-41 isoform X1, whose protein sequence is MATRNRTLLFRKHRDALKSVRAPSSSSLPSTSSAGGRGGAAGPVIELVSTSLLNPNRSYAPLSTDDPGSSSKDLNLVTVGLPPAWVDVSEEISANVQRARTKMVELAKAHAKALMPSFGDGKEEQRAIESLTYEITDLIKRSEKRLQRLSAGGPSEDSNVRKNVQRSLATDLQNLSVELRKKQSTYLKRLRQQKEGPDGVDLEINMNGSKSTYEDDDLDNMIFNEHQMAKLKKTEAFTVEREKEIQQVVESVNELAQIMKDLSVLVIDQGTIVDRIDYNIQNVATTVEDGLKQLQKAERNQKKGGMVMCATVLLIMCLVMLVLLILKEIIL, encoded by the exons ATGGCGACGAGGAATCGCACTCTCCTCTTCAGAAAGCACCGTGACGCATTGAAGAGCGTTCGCGCTCCTTCCTCCTCTTCCCTCCCCTCCACCTCCTCCGCCGGTGGCAGAGGGGGTGCCGCCGGACCCGTCATCGAATTGGTCAGCACGTCGCTCCTCAACCCTAATCGTTCTTACGCCCCTCTAAGCACCGACGATCCCGGTAGCTCAAG TAAAGATCTAAATCTGGTTACAGTTGGATTACCGCCAGCATGGGTGGATGTGTCTGAAGAAATATCAGCAAATGTGCAGCGCGCCAGAACAAAAATGGTAGAGTTGGCCAAGGCTCATGCAAAGGCTTTAATGCCATCATTTGGTGACGGTAAGGAAGAACAACGTGCTATCGAGTCCCTAACATACGAGATAACTGACTTGATAAAGAGATCAGAGAAGAGACTGCAGAGACTTTCTGCTGGTGGGCCATCTGAGGATTCCAACGTGAGGAAGAATGTGCAG CGTTCTCTTGCTACCGACCTTCAGAACTTGTCTGTAGAGCTCCGCAAGAAACAATCAACATATTTGAAGCGCCTAAGGCAACAAAAGGAG GGTCCAGACGGGGTTGATTTAGAGATCAACATGAATGGAAGTAAATCCACATATGAAGATGATGACCTGGATAATATG ATATTTAATGAACATCAAATGGCCAAGCTGAAGAAAACTGAAGCATTCACAgtggaaagagaaaaagaaattcaGCAG GTTGTAGAATCTGTAAACGAGCTTGCTCAAATTATGAAGGATTTATCAGTCCTAGTCATTGACCAG GGTACGATTGTTGATAGAATAGACTACAACATTCAGAATGTAGCCACTACAGTTGAAGATGGCCTTAAACAGCTTCAGAAG GCAGAGAGAAACCAGAAAAAGGGGGGCATGGTGATGTGTGCGACGGTGCTGCTCATCATGTGCCTTGTTATGTTGGTTCTCTTAATCCTTAAGGAAATTATCTTGTGA
- the LOC107619009 gene encoding syntaxin-43 isoform X2 — translation MIKSKDLNLVTVGLPPAWVDVSEEISANVQRARTKMVELAKAHAKALMPSFGDGKEEQRAIESLTYEITDLIKRSEKRLQRLSAGGPSEDSNVRKNVQRSLATDLQNLSVELRKKQSTYLKRLRQQKEGPDGVDLEINMNGSKSTYEDDDLDNMIFNEHQMAKLKKTEAFTVEREKEIQQVVESVNELAQIMKDLSVLVIDQGTIVDRIDYNIQNVATTVEDGLKQLQKAERNQKKGGMVMCATVLLIMCLVMLVLLILKEIIL, via the exons ATGATAAAAAG TAAAGATCTAAATCTGGTTACAGTTGGATTACCGCCAGCATGGGTGGATGTGTCTGAAGAAATATCAGCAAATGTGCAGCGCGCCAGAACAAAAATGGTAGAGTTGGCCAAGGCTCATGCAAAGGCTTTAATGCCATCATTTGGTGACGGTAAGGAAGAACAACGTGCTATCGAGTCCCTAACATACGAGATAACTGACTTGATAAAGAGATCAGAGAAGAGACTGCAGAGACTTTCTGCTGGTGGGCCATCTGAGGATTCCAACGTGAGGAAGAATGTGCAG CGTTCTCTTGCTACCGACCTTCAGAACTTGTCTGTAGAGCTCCGCAAGAAACAATCAACATATTTGAAGCGCCTAAGGCAACAAAAGGAG GGTCCAGACGGGGTTGATTTAGAGATCAACATGAATGGAAGTAAATCCACATATGAAGATGATGACCTGGATAATATG ATATTTAATGAACATCAAATGGCCAAGCTGAAGAAAACTGAAGCATTCACAgtggaaagagaaaaagaaattcaGCAG GTTGTAGAATCTGTAAACGAGCTTGCTCAAATTATGAAGGATTTATCAGTCCTAGTCATTGACCAG GGTACGATTGTTGATAGAATAGACTACAACATTCAGAATGTAGCCACTACAGTTGAAGATGGCCTTAAACAGCTTCAGAAG GCAGAGAGAAACCAGAAAAAGGGGGGCATGGTGATGTGTGCGACGGTGCTGCTCATCATGTGCCTTGTTATGTTGGTTCTCTTAATCCTTAAGGAAATTATCTTGTGA